The Deinococcus detaillensis genomic interval GACCCTCGACTTGCCTACTGGCGTCGACATCGAAATCAAGACTGTGGGCGGACGCGCATGAGCAAGGGCATTCTCGGCACCAAAATCGGCATGACCCAGATCTGGAAGGGCGACCGCGCCGTTCCGGTGACGGTGGTGCTGGCCGGGCCTTGCCCGGTGGTGCAGCGCAAGACGGCGGCCACCGACGGCTACGAAGCCGTGCAAGTGGCCTTCTCGCCCAAGTCTGAAAAGCGCATCACCCGTCCGCAACTCGGCCACCTCAAGAAAGCAGGCGTCGGCGGCATGCGCTACCTGCGCGAGTTCCGTGACTTCACCCCCGACGGTGACACCATTACTTTGGACATCTTCGGTGAAGGTGACAAAATTGACGCCACTGGCATCAGCAAGGGGCGCGGTACTCAGGGCGTCATGCGCCGCTGGAACTTTTCCGGCGGCCCCGCCAGCCACGGTTCCAAAAAGTGGCACCGCCGTCCCGGTTCGATCGGGCAGCGTAAAACGCCAGGCCGCGTTTACAAAGGTAAGCGCATGGCCGGACACTGGGGCGTCGAGCGCGTCACGGTGCAGAACTTGGAAGTCGTGGAAATCCGCGCCAGCGAGAACTTGATCCTCATCAAAGGCGCGATTCCCGGCATGACCGGCAGCTTGGTGGA includes:
- the rplC gene encoding 50S ribosomal protein L3: MSKGILGTKIGMTQIWKGDRAVPVTVVLAGPCPVVQRKTAATDGYEAVQVAFSPKSEKRITRPQLGHLKKAGVGGMRYLREFRDFTPDGDTITLDIFGEGDKIDATGISKGRGTQGVMRRWNFSGGPASHGSKKWHRRPGSIGQRKTPGRVYKGKRMAGHWGVERVTVQNLEVVEIRASENLILIKGAIPGMTGSLVELRQAVKGAK